The following nucleotide sequence is from Diospyros lotus cultivar Yz01 chromosome 3, ASM1463336v1, whole genome shotgun sequence.
TGTGTACAAACACGATCCGCGGTTCAAATGCATATTGTTGAAAAtgactgatatatatatatatatatagtcggTCTGTAGACTTATTATCATATTGTGTTTTCAGGTTCAAGCAGTATACAATGCCATGAGGAGAGATGATAGGATGAAATATTTTCTGTAGTgcttctctcttttctattcTGTATAGAGTGATGATCATCTAGTGCTCCTTCTATGCCTCAATTCGCTAATCCATCGTGCTTCCATTAACTAGCAAACACATTGTAGGCTCAGAGATTACAGCTTCAAATCCAtccatttataatttattggaCATGTACTTGAGATATCAGTAAGCTATTAGAAATTATATGTCAGAGAGAAATATTTACTATTGTTGCGTAGGAAAAAATGTTATTGAATTGTGATAGGCATAAATATCAGCATCGATATCTTGAATATTTTTTCTACTGTGGAAAACAGGTTTggcatatttattattttaaaatgggTGTGTGAGTGAGTGATGCCATTGGAACAAAACTCCAAAGACATGCTGAGGCGTCcaagtggtggtggtggttgttgGCAATTGGCACCCTCAAATCAATCTAACTTACTCCCAGCACTATTATCCGATCATTTTGATTCTCTTCCTACAGTTCCCACTTTGTCCAGTCAAACGGTCATCGTTGACTGATAATATGCTAATGTTTAAGATtacaattaattattatctGGTGCTAGGCTCCGTGGGTCCCTCCAAAAGGGTTATTATATTCTGCGTGGCAAGATTATACTGAAATTAATACTAAATTATCATGTTTAGTAGTTCAGTCAGGAGTTTTTTTGGTCTCTTGTGTCTTGGCGTccgaattttaattctattttgttTGCAAGATATCTAGAATCATGATGATGTGCATTTTGAAGAAATTAGAGCtacatattcattttttttacagtaattattatttaaacagAATATACCTTTGCGAGGAAGAATCATCCTCATGGTCATGATCAGAAGAGGCTGTTACGATGGTCACCCCATCTTCCTCTTTTatttagtgaaaaaaaataatgagttgAAACTAGAGTTCATTGCCATTGTTAAAGGGCCTTTTCATTCACTTGGGCCCTCCATTTTAGCCCAAACTCACTGAAAATGGTAACTTGGAGGTAAGTTTGTATGAAAAGGACTATCTTCCTCAAAATATGGAAAGTTTATGTGAATTGAGTATTAAGACTACTGGTAAGTTGTGACAGAGCAGCTGCCCTACTGCCTAGGCCATTGGGCTTTTGGTCCAATCCGTGTAATTTGATCAGATTATCTATTATTAATGCCTTTCCAATGTAATAACAAGGTACAAGATGTGATTTGTAAGTAAATGCTATTATGGTTTTTTTAATGTCAAATTGCGTTTCGGATTTTAGTAACAAGTCAGTGTCTACCTTGACCCAAAGACTAGTCCCTGTCAGTGCCCAAAAAGTCTCCCTTTTCTTCCAATCCTGAGATCATCATCCTGGCCCCACCTCTCCCGCCAACGTCCTAAAATGCCCAAACGGTCACCATCTCtaggaaattttaaatttgttggGTGACTTAGCATACACAATGTTTTATGTGTTGTTGCCACCCAATGTTTCCCTTTacctttcattttcatttcctctATGGGCAATCGAGATTAATGGAAGCAGGTGTCTGTAGGTCAAATTATATATGCAAAAGTCAATATTCGAAATACAAACTCCAAATTATTAATTCATAACTGTTGAGCCCTTGCCCTCAAGAGTGAGTtagctaattaattaaactaaaagtAACATTGTTGGTCATGTTGCATCAATCAATAAACGTAATGAGATTAATTATTTGAACCACGACTCATGgtttcctagtttaagccattACTGTCGCCAAAGTGTGGGGCATTAATGTCTATAATATATTACCACCACCATGACCCGTTTCTATGTAGAAAAAGTGTTTTTTAAGTTTACGCTCAATTAATAAATCGAATCTCTTTTCATTTCAAATACCCAGAAGGCATAAGCCAGGTTTCTTGACAAGGGTAAGCGGCACAATGGGAAGAAACCTTGAAGAACAGCTTCCCCTGAGTGAAGAAACCAaggttctttctttttcttttctttccgtTGTTGTTAATCTTCCATCTTTCCCTGTTCTTTGATCTtcaatagtttaattaattagtgtgTAAACTATGCTGTCTTCAGGATGCTGAAGGTGGTGACATGGGAGAACTGCAACTAACAACTTCTACACCCAAATCGCCAATCCCAAGTAGCAGGCCAAGCAGCATGGTTGTCAAGGCAAGCTCCTTAATGTTCTTCAACTTTTGCCAATCCATAATTCGAAAACACTTATTTTACCATTTGAACTGTATCTTAGTCAGTAGCTAAGATGTATCTTTGAggtcttaatttaatttaatttcacgTCTTGTGATTCTCAATTGCTCCTCCTAAATCTTGAATGGTATGAACAGAAGGCAAACACGGTGATTCCGGCACATTTGGTGGCCGAAGCCATATCAACCCTCCATGGCCTGGACCTCAGATGGTCGGGCCCCATCACGCCAAGCGAAATGCAATACGTTCAGCAGTACGTCTTCGCCAAGTACCCTGAATACTGCAATGGCCTCGTCGAAGATGCCCATAGGATCGATCTCTACACCCTCTGCGTCAATGAAGAATCCTCGGAAACCATGCCCAAAAACTCGCCAAAGAAGTCGACTTCTCCCTCATTCGGATCCATTCTTCCGGATCTCGACAGAACCCGGCTGGAGCCGTCGAAGCTCTTCGATATTTTAACCAGGAAATCTTCGTTTCAGGGCAATTTCATTTCGATCCCAGAGATCCAAGCCAGAAACCGAGCTCTGCAGCACTGTGGGTTAACCGAAGACGAATACCTCGTGATTTTCATTCCTACGGTGAAGGAAGCCATGATCATGGTCGGAGAATCGTACCCCTTTTTCAGGGGAAACTACTATCTCACAATCCTCAAGGAGGAGCACGATTACATAAGGGAGTTTGTGGGCTACAAAGATTCAAAAGTGGTTCCCGCGCCGGAGACGTGGCTGGACCTGAGGATAAAGGGGTCGCAGCTCAGCCAGTATTTCAGGAGGAAATGTAAGCACAGCCCGAAGGGCCTTTTCTCCTACCCTGCTTCAGTGAACGACACTCGGAACTCTATGCATTGGGTCTCGGAGGCTCATAGGAATTCGTGGCATGTTCTGTTGGACGCGACTGGGTTGGATCCCGGCCAGGACCACCCGCTCAATTTGGCGCTTCACCGGCCGGATTTTGTGGTGTGTACGGTTGAGAATACGCATTCTCAGCCGTCCAAGAAGATCTTCAGCCTGTTGGTCAGGAGAAGATCgtttgaaaccgtcgcaaatTCGCCATAGATTCAGCCATCTTGTATTGTAAACTAGTAATTAAAGTTAAGCTGGTTAATAAGCTTTTCTTGTACAATTTTTCCTTGGACTTGCAGGGGAACAGCAACAGCAGAGCATATAACTACTACTACAAGTACAATACAATGGAGTCGCCTGTTCTATCCCAAGTTCTATTATTAACCCTATGCTGGCAGAGTTATTGtataaatgataaattataCCAGAAATATAAAAGACAAGCTTAATccttttatataataataataataataatgtcgaATTCAAACTTGATCTGATTTTACTCTTTTTAATGGTGTCTGTACCCTGTAATTGGGGTTGGTGGATTAGACAGTGATGCACCCAATTGTTTTAGACACAGTTTTAAGCGCCCACCAGCCACCAATTGTTGTATCTGCCTGCCCCCTAATACCACCTTGCCAGGCCTGTATATTTGTATTAACAGTACAgttaaacatttttaaatagATTATATCAATTATCTACACTTGTGGGGGCCTTAAAGTGACTCTGAATTTACGCTAGttatttataaatgtataaataatcctatctatttataaaaattatatttaacaatCTTGTTGGTAGATATCACATTTTCCTAActagaatacttaaaaaaaaaaaaaaaaagtgaatataTGGGACAGGGCGATGGGCCATAAATAACATGAACTGGGCTAGTGGGCTGGGCTCCCTTTGTCATTGATCATCATGGAAATAACAGTGGCACATGGTGCCTCGCGGCTGATTTTACAGTAGTTGGTTGTCATTTAAGGGATGCCGGTGGCTGTCCCCTTCTCCCTGGCAAGTATAATCAGTGACTGTCAGGGAACTAAATGAGCTCCACCAGAACCCAACCACCCACCCTCCATTAAAACCTCTCAACCCCCCATCTCTCACTACCCATTTGCATTTAATGTCTATTAAGTTGGAGGCAAAATGTTAATTGGTTCACTTTTCATCGCTCCATCTTTTAGCAGTAAATGGAAATGGAACGCAGTTCGTCTCTTTAGCCCTTCCCTACCCGTCCAAACCAAATAATAACCTTTAAAATAATTTGACCCAAATGGAACGGAAGTTATCCAATAGACTACGATAcgattatttttgataaaacaaAGAAGGTGTGATGTGATGTGAGTAATGAAGGGTGTTGAGAATTCCAacgttaattaattataagctTTTCAAGGGTTGTTTAATTGCCTAAAGATTTAATGCTGGATGCATATCACATTGGCATTGTCACTCTGTTAAATGTTCGTCTTTCTCCGAATTCTGTCTCTCTGATTGCTGCCATCGTTTTCTCTGCAAGCTTTATTtgtcttcttcaacttcattctgCGCTCACGAGAGCATCCAAGGAATTAACGAGACGAGATCGTCTCCAGAGAACATGGCAAAAAAAACGATGGCGAGCCAAGCCACTGTTTGGGCCGTGATCTTGCTGATGATGTGGGCGGCGGTGCTGGTTGGCGGGGCAACGCTCGCCGACAAGTGCAGCAAGGACTTCGAGAAGGTGACGGCTTGCCTGAACTACGCGACGGGGAAGGCGGCGACTCCGTCGAAGGATTGCTGCAGCGCCGCGACGGAGATCAAGGACAGCGACCCCGTCTGCTTGTGCTATATCATAGTGCAGGTCCACAACGGCAGCGCCCAGGTCAAGAGCTTGGGCATTCAAGAGTCTCGCTTGCTTCAGCTCCCCTCTGCTTGTAACCTGGCCAACGCCAGTATTACTGAATGCCCAAGTATGCCATTATTAATCTTAAGCTAAGCttgcattttttaattcttgattatttGTACATAGTTTGAATTAAGTTCCCGACGGAGGGTGGAGCTAGCTGATCATATATAACTAACGTTCGTTCTTTCGTCTCTTAATTTGAATGACCAGAGCTTCTAAACATCCCTGCAAGCTCTCCTGAATATGCCATCTTCACAAATGCTTCCATATCATCCCCGACCTCTCCGAGTACATCGTCGCCGGGGATGGTATTGCCGAGTACGGATTCTAAATCCGGCAAGTCTAAGGAAGGGCCTCCTCAGCTCGCAGCAGCACTCGTCACCATTGTTGCCACGGCCGTCTTGTTCTCTGCGTTCCCAATTGAAGATGCCGCGTCTGTATTCTACACATGAGGGTTCAACGAACAGAAACTAAGACGATCTGGAAGGGGTTAAGGTTAAGCTAGCTTTAGcttcttttgtttcttaatttcATATTGCTTGCTGTTTTCTTGACTAGGATCCATGATATGGCTTTATCTATTTTTCAGTACTGTGTCTCTGTGTTGGATTAATTTGACGATGTCTCTGAGTGATCCGTTTAATTCAACAGTGACATATCTTTCCCATACTTCGGCCCAGATGATACTTGAGAATGCATAATACCCCATTATTCTATTTCACATCATGTTATTGTCTTGCTCTTGCAATTGCAGGCTTCCATGATTTGATGGTGGTTTTTATTGATTTAAGTATCTTATTCCCAAATGAGGAAAATTGCTATGGTTCGTTGTATTGTAG
It contains:
- the LOC127797963 gene encoding uncharacterized protein LOC127797963 isoform X1; translated protein: MGRNLEEQLPLSEETKDAEGGDMGELQLTTSTPKSPIPSSRPSSMVVKKANTVIPAHLVAEAISTLHGLDLRWSGPITPSEMQYVQQYVFAKYPEYCNGLVEDAHRIDLYTLCVNEESSETMPKNSPKKSTSPSFGSILPDLDRTRLEPSKLFDILTRKSSFQGNFISIPEIQARNRALQHCGLTEDEYLVIFIPTVKEAMIMVGESYPFFRGNYYLTILKEEHDYIREFVGYKDSKVVPAPETWLDLRIKGSQLSQYFRRKCKHSPKGLFSYPASVNDTRNSMHWVSEAHRNSWHVLLDATGLDPGQDHPLNLALHRPDFVVCTVENTHSQPSKKIFSLLVRRRSFETVANSP
- the LOC127796342 gene encoding non-specific lipid transfer protein GPI-anchored 1-like — its product is MAKKTMASQATVWAVILLMMWAAVLVGGATLADKCSKDFEKVTACLNYATGKAATPSKDCCSAATEIKDSDPVCLCYIIVQVHNGSAQVKSLGIQESRLLQLPSACNLANASITECPKLLNIPASSPEYAIFTNASISSPTSPSTSSPGMVLPSTDSKSGKSKEGPPQLAAALVTIVATAVLFSAFPIEDAASVFYT